From the genome of Pirellulales bacterium, one region includes:
- a CDS encoding S8 family serine peptidase, which translates to MFNAGQRGFFLQSASTPTIARTETTGRSLILMRYGDEGLQAGIKALRDTAGLNTVRVQELHDGISMAALAPSEAMMLDSIGVAVVNGDPDQVGRLSIQATRSDSILAVEPERVVYAAMLPEFVGTSGRPALAGAPAAGMNPDYLRGYRDGFDHAASLGFAGGGDPSSAGRAAAVAAFNEALNTWGLQATRVIESSWNGSGIKVAVLDTGFEFTHPDFAGRAIVPQSFVQGELPQDTLGHGTHCVGTSMGPFRPGTLPRYGISYNADIYVGKVLNRLGRGGDGDILAGINWAVRNKCRVISMSLGAPVAPGQKPSTVFENMARRALASGTLIVAAAGNDSRRDLAPPVIAPVSHPANCPSIMAVAAVDSSFRIAPFSNSGIEPNGGQVDIAGPGVDVYSSWLMPQQYNVISGTSMATPHVAGIAALHAQANPGISAVDLWTRLVKTARPLGLSAADVGSGLVQAPVM; encoded by the coding sequence ATGTTTAACGCTGGCCAACGGGGATTTTTTTTGCAAAGTGCGTCAACGCCAACGATCGCCCGTACCGAGACGACCGGGCGGTCGCTCATCCTGATGCGCTATGGCGACGAGGGCCTGCAAGCCGGCATCAAAGCTTTGCGTGACACCGCCGGACTCAATACCGTGCGCGTTCAGGAATTGCACGACGGGATTAGTATGGCCGCGCTTGCCCCGTCCGAAGCAATGATGCTGGACTCGATCGGTGTGGCCGTGGTCAACGGTGATCCGGACCAGGTCGGCCGTTTGAGCATTCAGGCCACGCGCTCGGATTCCATCCTGGCCGTTGAGCCAGAGCGCGTCGTCTATGCCGCCATGCTGCCCGAGTTCGTGGGAACGTCGGGCCGCCCTGCCTTGGCGGGCGCTCCTGCCGCGGGAATGAATCCCGACTACCTGCGTGGTTACCGCGACGGCTTCGATCACGCGGCCAGTCTCGGTTTCGCTGGCGGCGGCGACCCTTCGTCGGCCGGTCGCGCGGCAGCCGTGGCAGCATTTAACGAAGCGCTCAACACCTGGGGATTACAAGCCACGCGCGTCATCGAATCCTCTTGGAATGGCAGCGGTATCAAGGTCGCCGTGTTGGACACCGGCTTTGAATTCACGCATCCTGACTTTGCCGGGCGGGCGATCGTACCCCAATCGTTCGTCCAAGGGGAGTTGCCGCAAGACACCCTCGGCCACGGCACCCACTGCGTCGGTACGTCCATGGGGCCCTTCCGGCCCGGCACCTTGCCGCGTTACGGCATCAGTTACAACGCCGACATCTACGTCGGCAAAGTTCTCAACCGCCTGGGACGAGGAGGTGACGGAGATATCCTGGCCGGTATCAATTGGGCCGTGCGGAACAAGTGCCGCGTGATTTCCATGTCGCTCGGCGCTCCGGTTGCGCCCGGGCAAAAGCCATCGACGGTATTCGAGAACATGGCCCGCCGCGCTTTGGCGTCCGGCACATTGATTGTCGCGGCCGCGGGGAATGACAGCCGCCGCGACCTGGCGCCCCCTGTCATTGCGCCGGTCAGTCATCCGGCCAATTGTCCGTCGATCATGGCGGTGGCGGCCGTGGATTCTTCATTCCGCATCGCGCCATTCTCCAACAGCGGAATCGAACCCAACGGAGGGCAGGTCGACATCGCTGGCCCTGGCGTCGACGTTTACTCCAGCTGGCTGATGCCGCAGCAGTACAACGTGATCTCTGGCACCAGCATGGCCACACCGCACGTGGCCGGCATCGCAGCCCTGCACGCCCAGGCCAATCCCGGCATTTCGGCCGTCGATTTGTGGACCCGTCTGGTGAAAACAGCCCGCCCCTTGGGCCTGTCGGCCGCCGATGTCGGCTCCGGACTGGTGCAAGCGCCGGTGATGTAA